A genomic region of Lysinibacillus sp. 2017 contains the following coding sequences:
- a CDS encoding gamma-glutamyl-gamma-aminobutyrate hydrolase family protein produces the protein MKPIIGLTMYDIDKKLDINNAYLHSIEQAGGIPICIPNATEDTVEALLSVVDGLLLIGGEDLDPFLFGEEPHQKIGRVVHERDVSDLLLMEHAFDKQMPILGVCRGAQVMNVAFGGTIIQDIPSQVENAIGHKQLSKRGALAHSVEVLTPKFKEIFGDDSFRVNTFHHQSVGKLGKRLVVSAIAKDGVIEGIEHESHPYCVSVQWHPEELAPLGDVYAQRLFRSFVEACEK, from the coding sequence ATGAAACCGATTATTGGCTTAACGATGTATGATATTGATAAAAAATTAGACATTAATAATGCGTATTTACATTCTATTGAACAAGCGGGAGGCATACCGATTTGTATTCCGAACGCAACGGAAGACACGGTTGAAGCCTTATTATCAGTTGTTGATGGCTTACTTCTAATTGGAGGCGAAGATTTAGATCCGTTTTTATTTGGAGAAGAGCCGCATCAAAAAATTGGGCGTGTCGTTCATGAACGTGATGTCAGTGATCTATTATTAATGGAGCATGCGTTTGACAAGCAAATGCCGATTTTAGGTGTCTGTCGTGGGGCGCAGGTGATGAATGTGGCTTTTGGGGGGACGATCATTCAAGATATTCCATCTCAAGTTGAAAATGCAATTGGGCATAAGCAATTATCAAAGCGCGGTGCACTCGCACACAGTGTAGAAGTTCTAACTCCGAAGTTTAAAGAGATTTTCGGGGACGATTCGTTCCGTGTGAATACATTCCATCATCAATCGGTTGGTAAACTTGGAAAAAGATTAGTAGTTTCTGCTATTGCGAAAGATGGTGTTATAGAGGGAATTGAGCATGAATCACACCCGTATTGTGTATCCGTACAATGGCATCCTGAAGAGCTTGCACCACTAGGAGATGTGTATGCACAGCGTTTATTTAGAAGCTTTGTAGAAGCGTGTGAAAAGTAA
- the lexA gene encoding transcriptional repressor LexA translates to MTTKISKRQLAILAFIKEEVRSKGYPPSVREIGEAVGLASSSTVHGHLARLESKGLIRRDPTKPRAIEVLQQEDSTIPKPGVVHIPLIGKVTAGLPITAIEHIQEYFPLPDTYGASEDELFMLEIMGESMIDAGILDGDYVIVKKTSTANNGEIVVAMTEEDEATVKRFYKEKTHFRLQPENSSMDPIIVNQISILGKVVGLYRNVH, encoded by the coding sequence TTGACAACAAAAATTTCAAAGCGACAATTAGCAATTCTAGCTTTCATAAAAGAGGAAGTTCGTTCTAAAGGTTACCCCCCATCTGTTCGAGAAATTGGTGAAGCGGTTGGTTTAGCTTCTAGTTCAACTGTCCACGGGCATTTAGCTCGTTTAGAAAGTAAAGGGCTTATTCGTCGTGACCCTACAAAGCCACGCGCTATTGAAGTTTTACAACAAGAAGATTCGACAATCCCAAAACCAGGTGTCGTTCATATACCATTAATCGGTAAGGTTACTGCTGGCCTACCCATTACAGCGATTGAGCATATTCAAGAGTACTTCCCACTGCCAGATACATACGGGGCATCTGAAGATGAACTATTCATGCTTGAGATTATGGGTGAATCGATGATTGACGCAGGAATTTTAGATGGGGATTATGTAATCGTAAAGAAAACGTCAACAGCAAACAATGGTGAGATCGTTGTAGCTATGACGGAAGAAGACGAAGCTACTGTGAAACGTTTTTACAAAGAAAAAACACATTTCCGCCTTCAACCTGAAAATAGCTCAATGGATCCGATTATCGTCAATCAAATCTCGATTTTAGGTAAAGTTGTCGGCTTATATCGCAACGTACATTAA
- a CDS encoding 5'-3'-deoxyribonucleotidase → MKKSIAIDMDQVLADFYSKLCATYNENFGTNFTKEEFLLTTQRDLPTEDGKKLFALLNEPDYFRDLAVLDSDAIEVIKELQEHYEIYIATAAMDVPGSFTAKYEWLREHLPFLKTQNIVFCGNKAVIHTDYLIDDSSRQLEAFKGTGVLYSMPYNAAVEGYVRVQNWREIKEYFLEQLKA, encoded by the coding sequence ATGAAAAAGAGTATTGCTATTGATATGGACCAAGTATTAGCAGATTTTTATTCGAAATTATGTGCTACATATAATGAAAATTTCGGAACGAATTTTACCAAAGAAGAATTTTTATTAACGACGCAGCGTGATTTACCAACGGAAGACGGAAAAAAACTATTTGCATTATTAAATGAACCAGATTATTTTCGTGATTTAGCCGTATTAGATTCAGATGCAATCGAGGTTATCAAGGAGTTACAAGAGCATTATGAAATTTACATTGCAACAGCGGCTATGGATGTACCAGGTTCCTTCACGGCGAAATACGAATGGCTACGGGAGCATTTGCCATTTTTAAAAACGCAAAATATTGTATTCTGTGGCAATAAAGCTGTGATACATACCGATTATTTGATCGATGATAGTTCGAGACAGCTTGAAGCATTTAAAGGAACGGGTGTTTTGTATTCAATGCCATATAATGCTGCGGTGGAAGGCTATGTCCGTGTGCAAAATTGGCGAGAAATTAAAGAGTACTTTTTAGAACAATTAAAAGCATAG
- a CDS encoding LysM peptidoglycan-binding domain-containing protein → MKNLKLNSFAAMFLAFSVFFIGIIVMKDDQIELYEQVTIEHGDTLWTIAEQYRGKMEKHDWIHAVKKQNELSSEEVVSGQILNVPVEKNADYITKSNEPNYAQSIKVVRENNESK, encoded by the coding sequence ATGAAGAATTTAAAGTTAAACAGCTTTGCAGCAATGTTTCTAGCATTTTCAGTTTTTTTTATTGGAATTATTGTAATGAAAGACGACCAAATTGAATTATACGAACAGGTAACAATTGAACATGGGGACACTTTATGGACAATAGCTGAACAATATCGTGGTAAAATGGAAAAGCATGATTGGATTCACGCTGTAAAAAAACAAAATGAATTATCGAGTGAAGAAGTAGTAAGTGGTCAAATTTTAAACGTACCCGTTGAAAAGAACGCCGATTATATCACTAAATCAAATGAACCCAATTATGCACAATCCATTAAAGTAGTGAGAGAGAATAATGAATCAAAATAA